The following coding sequences are from one Triticum aestivum cultivar Chinese Spring chromosome 5A, IWGSC CS RefSeq v2.1, whole genome shotgun sequence window:
- the LOC123107192 gene encoding uncharacterized protein, with the protein MSPSSPTQHAPGTTASSSSSCFALAWHVWSLCALHIALVLSSVAAAALIVVLLPFACAAASLCLVCAITARFLSCPASFAPLDRTAAQSAGADGDAYSWEEEEEHGGGAELETRSRECTAAYIDGAHESIDPYADEQDRRFLLAETGNYYYCKKFYDLLAFWRRKERDWRG; encoded by the exons ATGTCGCCCTCTTCCCCTACGCAACACGCTCCAGGAACCacagcgtcgtcgtcgtcatcgtgcTTCGCTCTAGCATGGCACGTGTGGAGCCTATGCGCGCTCCACAtcgccctcgtcctctcctccGTGGCCGCGGCCGCCCTCATCGTCGTGCTGCTCCCCTTCGCCTGCGCGGCCGCCTCCCTCTGCCTCGTCTGCGCGATCACGGCGCGGTTCCTCTCGTGCCCCGCCTCCTTTGCGCCACTGGATCGGACGGCGGCACAGAGCGCCGGCGCCGACGGTGACGCGTActcatgggaggaggaggaggagcacggcgGGGGAGCAGAGCTAGAAACACGCAGCCGGGAGTGCACCGCTGCTTACATCGATGGAGCCCATGAGTCCATCGATCCTTACGCTGATGAGCAAGATCGTCGGTTTTTGTTGGCGGAAACTGGGAACTACTACTACTGCAAAAAA TTCTACGATCTCCTGGCTTTCTGGAGACGCAAAGAGAGAGACTGGAGAGGGTGA